A genomic window from Mesorhizobium sp. 131-2-1 includes:
- a CDS encoding glutathione S-transferase family protein — translation MYKAVGSRGSRVSRVLWMLEELGQPYEFVEVKLRSPEAYALNPSGKVPILIDGDLKVTDSAAICVYLADKHADKGMGANPGLAGRAEMDSWMHFAQSEFEAPLWNKLRHRFLLPKEVRVDVGPAAAHDFATEVKALDRRLGEKPFALGDRFSAVDVLLGDMGAWARAGRFPIDSGRVDAYFERVLSRPARARAQANGGAMR, via the coding sequence ATGTACAAGGCCGTCGGGTCGCGCGGATCCAGGGTCAGTCGCGTGCTCTGGATGCTCGAGGAACTCGGGCAGCCCTATGAATTCGTCGAGGTCAAGCTGCGCTCGCCCGAAGCCTACGCGCTGAACCCGTCCGGCAAGGTGCCGATCCTGATCGACGGCGACCTCAAGGTGACGGATTCGGCGGCGATCTGCGTCTATCTGGCCGACAAGCATGCGGACAAGGGCATGGGCGCCAACCCGGGTCTCGCCGGCCGTGCCGAGATGGATTCCTGGATGCATTTTGCCCAGTCTGAATTCGAGGCGCCGCTGTGGAACAAATTGCGCCACCGCTTTCTGTTGCCGAAGGAGGTCCGGGTCGATGTCGGCCCCGCCGCGGCTCATGACTTCGCCACGGAGGTCAAGGCGCTCGACCGCCGGCTTGGCGAAAAACCCTTCGCGCTGGGCGACCGCTTTTCCGCTGTCGACGTACTGCTCGGCGACATGGGTGCCTGGGCGCGAGCCGGCAGATTCCCGATCGACTCCGGGCGCGTCGACGCATATTTCGAACGCGTGCTGTCGCGTCCGGCGCGTGCGAGGGCGCAAGCCAATGGCGGAGCCATGAGATGA
- the ureC gene encoding urease subunit alpha, with protein sequence MARITRAAYAQMYGPTVGDKVRLADTELIIEVEKDFTLHGEEVKFGGGKVIRDGMGQSQVSRAQGAVDTVITNALVIDASAGIFKADIGLRDGRIAAIGKAGNPDMQDGVTIIIGPGTEIIAGEGKILTAGGFDAHIHFICPQQIEEALMSGITTMLGGGTGPAHGTLATTCTPGPWHMARMIQSFDAFPMNIGLSGKGNASLPAGLEEMVLAGACSLKLHEDWGTTPAAIDCCLSVADAYDVQVMIHTDTLNESGFVENTVAAIKGRTIHAFHTEGAGGGHAPDIIKVCGLPNVIPSSTNPTRPYTVNTLAEHLDMLMVCHHLSPSIPEDIAFAESRIRKETIAAEDILHDLGAFSIISSDSQAMGRVGEVAIRCWQTADKMKRQRGALPEETGDNDNFRVRRYIAKYTINPAIAHGLSKEIGSVAVGKRADLVLWNPAFFGVKPEMVLVGGSIAAAPMGDPNASIPTPQPMHYRPMFGAFGKALTNSSVTFVSKAALDAGLQERLGVDKAMVAVENTRGGIGKHSMVLNDATPHVEVDPETYEVRADGELLTCEPATVLPMAQRYFLF encoded by the coding sequence ATGGCTAGAATTACCCGCGCCGCCTATGCGCAGATGTACGGCCCCACGGTCGGCGACAAGGTGCGGCTCGCCGACACCGAACTGATCATCGAGGTCGAGAAGGATTTTACCCTCCATGGCGAGGAGGTGAAGTTCGGCGGCGGTAAGGTCATCCGCGACGGCATGGGCCAGAGCCAGGTGTCGCGCGCGCAGGGCGCGGTCGATACCGTCATCACCAACGCCCTGGTGATCGACGCCTCCGCCGGCATCTTCAAGGCCGATATCGGCCTCAGGGACGGCCGCATCGCGGCAATCGGCAAGGCCGGTAATCCGGACATGCAGGACGGCGTCACCATCATCATCGGCCCCGGCACCGAGATTATCGCCGGCGAAGGCAAGATCCTCACCGCCGGCGGCTTCGACGCGCATATCCACTTCATCTGCCCGCAGCAGATCGAGGAAGCGCTGATGAGCGGCATCACCACCATGCTCGGCGGCGGCACCGGTCCGGCGCATGGCACCTTGGCCACCACCTGCACGCCGGGACCGTGGCACATGGCGCGCATGATCCAGTCCTTCGACGCCTTCCCGATGAACATCGGCCTCTCCGGCAAGGGCAACGCCTCGCTGCCGGCGGGGCTGGAAGAGATGGTGCTTGCCGGCGCCTGCTCGCTGAAGCTGCACGAGGACTGGGGCACGACGCCGGCCGCCATCGACTGCTGCCTGTCGGTCGCCGACGCCTATGACGTGCAGGTGATGATCCACACCGACACGTTGAACGAGTCGGGCTTCGTCGAGAACACCGTCGCTGCCATTAAGGGCCGCACCATTCATGCCTTCCACACCGAGGGCGCCGGCGGCGGCCATGCGCCCGACATCATCAAGGTCTGCGGCCTGCCCAACGTCATCCCGTCCTCGACCAACCCGACAAGGCCCTACACGGTCAACACGCTGGCCGAGCATCTCGACATGCTGATGGTCTGCCATCATTTGTCGCCGTCGATCCCCGAGGACATCGCCTTTGCCGAAAGCCGCATCCGCAAGGAAACCATCGCGGCCGAGGACATCCTGCACGACCTCGGCGCCTTCTCGATCATCTCGTCCGACAGCCAGGCCATGGGCCGCGTCGGCGAGGTGGCGATCCGCTGCTGGCAGACGGCAGACAAGATGAAGCGGCAGCGTGGCGCGTTGCCTGAAGAGACCGGCGACAACGACAATTTCCGCGTTCGCCGCTACATCGCCAAATACACCATCAATCCGGCCATCGCCCACGGCCTGTCGAAGGAGATCGGCTCGGTGGCGGTCGGAAAACGCGCCGATCTGGTGCTGTGGAACCCGGCTTTCTTCGGCGTCAAGCCGGAGATGGTGCTGGTCGGCGGCTCGATCGCCGCCGCGCCGATGGGCGATCCCAACGCCTCGATCCCGACGCCGCAGCCGATGCACTACCGGCCGATGTTCGGCGCCTTCGGCAAGGCGCTGACCAACTCCTCGGTGACCTTCGTCTCGAAGGCCGCGCTCGATGCCGGCCTGCAAGAGAGGCTCGGCGTCGACAAGGCGATGGTCGCGGTCGAGAACACGCGCGGCGGCATCGGCAAGCACTCCATGGTGCTCAACGACGCCACGCCTCATGTCGAGGTCGATCCCGAGACCTATGAGGTGCGCGCCGACGGCGAGCTTTTGACCTGCGAGCCGGCGACCGTGCTGCCGATGGCGCAAAGGTATTTCCTGTTCTGA
- a CDS encoding urease subunit beta → MIPGEIITAKGDIELNKGLPTVTLKVANSGDRPIQVGSHYHFFETNEGLKFDREAARGMRLDIAAGTAIRFEPGQERDVTLVPLGGKREVYGFQQKVMGKL, encoded by the coding sequence ATGATCCCCGGCGAAATCATAACCGCCAAAGGCGATATCGAACTCAACAAGGGCCTGCCGACGGTGACGCTGAAAGTCGCCAACAGCGGCGACCGGCCGATCCAGGTCGGCAGCCACTATCATTTCTTCGAGACCAATGAAGGGCTGAAATTCGACCGCGAGGCCGCCAGGGGCATGCGCCTCGACATCGCCGCCGGCACTGCGATCCGCTTCGAGCCGGGGCAGGAGCGCGACGTCACGCTGGTGCCGCTCGGGGGAAAACGCGAAGTCTACGGCTTCCAGCAGAAGGTGATGGGCAAGCTGTGA
- a CDS encoding HupE/UreJ family protein, whose translation MISASTKRTMLATILLLAAAMPAYAHVGVGTTSSFAAGFMHPLSGLDHMTVMIAVGLWAALKGGKAIWAWPLAFVGVMLVGGALGMLNVPVPLVEPGILASVVALGLLVALAVDLPVAAGVAIIGLFALFHGHAHGTEVPENAGGLDYMAGFAVATALLHATGIAAALGLGARFRGLARAAGAACAAVGPGLVFGVL comes from the coding sequence ATGATATCAGCTTCGACGAAACGCACCATGCTGGCCACCATCCTGCTGCTGGCAGCGGCGATGCCCGCCTATGCCCATGTCGGCGTCGGCACGACCTCTTCCTTCGCGGCCGGCTTCATGCATCCGCTGTCCGGCCTCGACCATATGACGGTGATGATCGCGGTCGGCCTCTGGGCGGCGCTCAAGGGCGGCAAGGCGATATGGGCGTGGCCGCTGGCCTTCGTCGGCGTCATGCTGGTAGGCGGCGCGCTCGGCATGCTGAATGTGCCGGTGCCCTTGGTCGAGCCGGGCATTCTTGCCTCGGTCGTGGCGCTTGGCCTGCTGGTCGCGCTGGCTGTCGACCTGCCTGTCGCGGCCGGTGTCGCCATCATCGGCCTGTTCGCGCTCTTCCATGGCCACGCCCATGGCACGGAAGTGCCCGAAAATGCGGGCGGGCTGGACTATATGGCTGGCTTTGCCGTCGCCACCGCGCTGCTTCATGCCACCGGTATCGCTGCGGCGCTCGGCCTCGGTGCGCGCTTTCGCGGCCTTGCCCGCGCCGCCGGCGCCGCTTGCGCGGCGGTCGGCCCCGGCCTCGTCTTCGGCGTGCTGTGA
- a CDS encoding DUF1272 domain-containing protein: MLELRPNCECCDKDLPPEATDALICTFECTFCADCAENVLGGVCPNCGGNFSPRPIRPAAMLKKYPASTKRVLKAEGCGPRKAA; this comes from the coding sequence ATGCTGGAGCTGCGCCCGAACTGCGAATGCTGCGACAAGGACCTGCCGCCGGAGGCGACGGACGCGCTGATCTGCACCTTCGAATGCACCTTCTGCGCGGATTGCGCTGAGAACGTGCTTGGCGGCGTTTGCCCGAACTGCGGCGGCAATTTCTCGCCGCGTCCGATCCGGCCGGCGGCGATGCTGAAGAAGTACCCGGCTTCCACCAAACGCGTGCTCAAGGCCGAGGGCTGCGGCCCCCGCAAGGCCGCCTGA
- a CDS encoding urease subunit gamma yields the protein MNLTPREKDKLLIAMAAIVARKRLERGVKLNHPEAIALITDFVVEGARDGRPVAELMEAGAHVVTRAQVMDGIAEMIHDVQVEATFPDGTKLVTVHEPIR from the coding sequence ATGAACCTGACGCCGAGGGAAAAGGACAAGCTGCTCATCGCCATGGCGGCGATCGTGGCGCGCAAGCGGCTGGAACGCGGCGTCAAGCTCAATCACCCGGAAGCGATCGCGCTGATCACCGATTTCGTCGTCGAAGGCGCCCGCGACGGCCGCCCGGTCGCCGAGCTGATGGAGGCCGGCGCCCATGTCGTCACCCGCGCGCAGGTGATGGACGGCATCGCCGAGATGATCCACGACGTGCAGGTGGAGGCGACATTTCCCGACGGCACCAAGCTGGTGACCGTGCACGAACCGATCCGGTGA
- a CDS encoding urease accessory protein UreD, giving the protein MGIVTTLPTPAPAAQRVAGTARLFCGRKDGRSRLARLYQDGSAKIRMPAVSADPLEAVLINTAGGLTGGDRLAWQVEVGPGASASITTQACEKIYRAASDRAEMRVKLDVGAGARLAWLPQETIVFDRAAFARELDVELAAGAEALLLEATVFGRLAMGERTTDGNFHDRWRVRQDGALVHAEDFRIGPDIAAALGRPAVAGGAVAIATLLLVSPRAEAFLDPARAIIGDAGGVSVWTVNRSGKLLARLFAEDGYRLRKRLVPLVELLNGRAGLPKLWSL; this is encoded by the coding sequence ATGGGCATTGTGACAACTCTCCCGACGCCAGCGCCGGCCGCACAGCGTGTTGCCGGCACAGCCAGGCTTTTCTGCGGCAGGAAGGACGGCCGGTCCCGGCTTGCGCGCCTTTATCAGGATGGGTCGGCCAAGATCCGCATGCCGGCCGTATCGGCGGATCCGCTTGAAGCCGTGCTGATCAACACCGCCGGCGGCCTGACCGGCGGTGACCGCCTCGCCTGGCAGGTGGAAGTCGGCCCCGGCGCCTCGGCTTCGATCACCACACAGGCCTGCGAAAAGATCTACCGCGCCGCCTCCGACCGCGCCGAAATGCGCGTGAAGCTCGATGTCGGCGCGGGTGCGCGCCTCGCCTGGCTGCCGCAGGAAACCATCGTCTTCGACCGGGCTGCCTTTGCCCGCGAGCTCGACGTCGAGCTTGCCGCCGGCGCCGAGGCGCTGTTGCTCGAGGCCACCGTCTTCGGCCGCCTGGCCATGGGCGAAAGGACGACGGACGGCAATTTCCACGACCGCTGGCGTGTCCGCCAGGACGGCGCTCTCGTTCACGCCGAGGATTTCCGCATCGGGCCCGATATCGCCGCCGCGCTTGGCCGTCCGGCCGTCGCCGGCGGCGCCGTCGCGATCGCGACGCTGCTGCTGGTCTCGCCGCGGGCCGAGGCCTTTCTCGATCCGGCGCGCGCCATCATCGGCGATGCGGGCGGCGTCAGCGTCTGGACTGTCAACCGATCTGGCAAGCTTCTTGCGAGGCTGTTCGCCGAGGACGGCTACCGGCTCCGCAAGCGGCTGGTTCCGCTCGTGGAATTGCTCAATGGGCGGGCGGGCCTGCCCAAATTGTGGTCACTCTGA
- a CDS encoding acyl carrier protein, which yields MADQLATDIIAKIKAHAEPGGEEITTSTELTSLGIHSLELTEIIFDLEEQYGIEIEMNTVDAWSNLKNVGDMVEAVRALIAKKA from the coding sequence ATGGCTGATCAGCTGGCGACGGACATCATCGCGAAGATCAAGGCTCATGCCGAGCCCGGCGGCGAGGAAATCACCACCAGCACCGAATTGACCTCGCTGGGCATCCATTCGCTGGAACTGACCGAGATCATCTTCGATCTCGAGGAACAGTACGGCATCGAGATCGAGATGAACACGGTCGATGCCTGGAGCAATCTGAAGAATGTCGGCGACATGGTCGAGGCGGTTCGCGCGCTGATTGCGAAAAAAGCCTGA
- a CDS encoding beta-ketoacyl-[acyl-carrier-protein] synthase family protein, which produces MLKRVVITGIGGLCGLGTNASAIWSEMRAGRSAIGAIDNPLLHDLKVKIGCEIKELPEHGIDRKQLVSMDRFSLLAVIAAREAMQQSGLATHADNTYRMGTIVGVGVCGFEAIEENYRAILIDKKNRAGIFTVPKVMPGAASGQVSMNLGLRGPVFGVTSACSSANHAIASAVDQIRLGRADVMVAGGTDAPLVWGVLKGWEALRVLSPETCRPFSADRQGLVLGEGAGMAVLECYDHAMARGATILAEIAGAGLSADASDIVAPTVEGPEAAMRFCLADAGLNPEDVDYLNAHGTGTKANDQIETAAIKRVFGEHAHALSISSTKSMHAHCLGASGGLEMIACVMAIREGIVPPTANFREADPDCDLDVTPNVARERKVRTAISNGFAFGGTNAVLAFKAV; this is translated from the coding sequence ATGCTGAAGCGCGTCGTCATTACCGGCATCGGCGGACTCTGCGGTCTTGGCACCAATGCCTCCGCCATCTGGAGCGAAATGCGCGCCGGCCGCTCGGCAATCGGTGCGATCGACAATCCGCTGCTGCACGACCTGAAGGTCAAGATCGGCTGCGAGATCAAGGAGCTGCCCGAGCACGGCATCGACCGCAAGCAGCTCGTATCGATGGATCGCTTCAGCCTTCTGGCGGTGATCGCGGCACGCGAAGCCATGCAGCAATCCGGACTGGCCACGCATGCCGACAATACTTACCGGATGGGCACGATCGTCGGTGTCGGCGTCTGCGGCTTCGAGGCGATCGAGGAGAACTACCGCGCCATCCTGATCGACAAGAAGAACCGCGCCGGCATCTTCACGGTGCCGAAGGTGATGCCGGGCGCCGCCTCGGGCCAGGTCAGCATGAATCTCGGCCTGCGCGGGCCGGTCTTCGGCGTCACCTCGGCCTGCTCGTCGGCCAACCACGCCATCGCCTCGGCCGTCGACCAGATCCGGCTCGGCCGCGCCGACGTCATGGTCGCCGGCGGCACCGACGCGCCGCTGGTCTGGGGCGTGCTGAAGGGCTGGGAGGCACTGCGCGTGCTGTCGCCCGAGACTTGCCGGCCGTTCTCGGCCGACCGCCAGGGCCTGGTGCTTGGCGAAGGCGCCGGCATGGCGGTTCTGGAATGCTATGACCATGCGATGGCGCGCGGCGCCACCATCCTTGCCGAAATCGCCGGCGCCGGTCTCTCCGCCGACGCCTCCGACATCGTGGCGCCGACCGTCGAAGGGCCGGAAGCGGCGATGCGCTTCTGCCTTGCCGATGCCGGCCTCAATCCGGAGGATGTCGACTATCTCAACGCGCATGGCACCGGCACCAAGGCCAACGATCAGATCGAGACGGCGGCGATCAAGCGCGTCTTCGGCGAGCACGCGCACGCGCTTTCCATCTCCTCGACCAAGTCGATGCATGCGCATTGCCTGGGCGCTTCGGGCGGGCTGGAGATGATCGCCTGCGTCATGGCGATCCGCGAAGGCATCGTGCCGCCGACCGCGAATTTCCGCGAAGCGGACCCCGATTGCGATCTCGACGTGACGCCGAACGTCGCGCGCGAACGCAAAGTGCGCACCGCGATCAGCAACGGCTTCGCCTTTGGCGGCACCAATGCGGTGCTGGCGTTCAAGGCGGTCTGA
- a CDS encoding glutathione S-transferase family protein: MTDLSAFPIATRWPAKHPDRIQLYSWPTPNGVKISIALEEIGLPYEPHPVNIGKNESWTPEFLSLNPNGKIPAMIDPNGPGGKPIGLFESGAILLYLADKTGKLIPADPVRRYETIQWVFFQMAAIGPIFGQVGFFNKFAGREIADKRPLERYRDESRRLIGVLETRLKGRSWIMDDDYTIADISMLGWVRNLIGFYEARELVGFDDFPIVAAWLERGLARPAVQKGLTIPAKG, encoded by the coding sequence ATGACCGACCTGTCCGCCTTTCCGATCGCCACGCGCTGGCCGGCCAAGCATCCCGACCGCATCCAGCTCTATTCATGGCCGACGCCCAATGGCGTGAAAATATCGATCGCGCTGGAGGAAATCGGCCTGCCCTACGAGCCGCATCCGGTGAATATCGGCAAGAACGAGAGCTGGACGCCGGAATTCCTGTCGCTCAACCCCAACGGCAAGATACCGGCGATGATCGATCCGAACGGCCCCGGCGGAAAGCCGATCGGCCTGTTCGAATCCGGTGCCATCCTGCTTTACCTTGCCGACAAGACCGGCAAGCTGATCCCCGCCGACCCCGTGCGGCGCTACGAGACGATCCAGTGGGTGTTCTTCCAGATGGCGGCGATCGGGCCGATCTTCGGCCAGGTCGGCTTCTTCAACAAGTTCGCTGGGCGCGAGATCGCCGACAAGCGGCCGCTGGAGCGCTACCGCGACGAATCGCGGCGGCTGATCGGCGTGCTCGAAACCAGGCTAAAGGGCCGCAGCTGGATCATGGACGACGATTACACCATCGCCGACATCTCGATGCTCGGCTGGGTGCGCAACCTGATTGGCTTCTATGAAGCGCGCGAGCTCGTCGGCTTCGACGACTTTCCGATCGTGGCGGCATGGCTGGAGCGCGGACTGGCGCGGCCGGCGGTGCAGAAGGGGCTCACCATCCCCGCCAAGGGCTGA
- a CDS encoding nucleoside triphosphate hydrolase, which produces MSEIAHITAAIFKRAGKAKRFIVAIAGPPGAGKSTLSGRLHELLPEGASEVVPMDGFHFDDIVLNRRGLRSRKGAPETFDFAGFETLLKRVRSGEPDIAIPVFDRSMELSRAAAEIISADTKFILVEGNYLLLDEEPWSRLAPLFDFTIFVDVPRNELERRLMERWRGHGRTDEDARAWIASNDMPNIDRVLARRRVADLVIGEPA; this is translated from the coding sequence ATGTCCGAGATCGCCCATATCACAGCCGCCATCTTCAAGCGCGCCGGCAAGGCCAAGCGCTTCATCGTCGCCATCGCCGGCCCGCCCGGCGCCGGCAAGTCGACGCTGTCCGGCAGGCTGCATGAGCTGTTGCCGGAAGGCGCTTCCGAAGTCGTGCCAATGGACGGCTTCCACTTTGACGACATCGTTCTCAACCGCCGTGGCCTACGCTCGCGCAAGGGCGCGCCGGAAACCTTCGATTTCGCCGGCTTCGAGACGCTTCTGAAGCGCGTCCGTTCGGGCGAACCGGACATTGCCATTCCCGTGTTCGACCGCAGCATGGAACTGTCGCGCGCCGCAGCCGAAATCATCAGCGCCGACACCAAGTTCATCCTAGTCGAGGGCAATTATCTGCTGCTCGACGAGGAGCCGTGGTCGCGGCTGGCGCCCCTGTTCGACTTCACCATCTTCGTCGACGTGCCGCGCAACGAGCTCGAACGCCGCCTGATGGAGCGCTGGCGTGGTCATGGCCGCACCGACGAGGATGCCCGCGCCTGGATCGCCTCAAACGACATGCCCAACATCGACCGCGTGCTGGCGCGGCGGCGGGTGGCCGATCTCGTCATCGGCGAACCGGCATAA